A genome region from Pseudanabaena sp. Chao 1811 includes the following:
- a CDS encoding methyl-accepting chemotaxis protein, translating into MLLKDKSEIPPSEDTAQSLESLTPVSELEPEIFASPSKPKVPFWKLPLQVWNNVSVRWKLSILLLLASGVPVLIVTQTLVKASEESSLKALKTTVQEKGSFFVSEYVMWTNSESRQGAEAIAKSIEDANFNVSDANELAAKRSLLQPLLQINSEGVDPESIKNIKLITDNTGKSIEGNVLVLDEDFTKFPQLADKSKEELVPQSYKQQAALPNSNLANLSIVKNAIATGKPMYGIELVKASDLQALGLDKQANIGIRPQITQGLKESKQPAPTGSYEIEQGKSGLVSMAVYPIKVKGRVVGTAVVGSLLNRNYGIVDKFSKRYNMPTATVFAQDWRVSTNVPYIDPNTKSPDKTRAIGTRAAREVSDVVLQQGQQYVGETNITGVNYLTFYAPLYDHRKLLDPNSKPVGIAYVGLPIVEVQELLSSLSNTGYLIAIVSIVIASAIGIAIAVSFATPLQRLSGFTQKIGRGEMGERLTDSDRLDEIGTLSQELNNMADQLEVLIAEKQLEAERIAAARQEVTQTEAELRIQEQRQAKEFLQQRALELLIEVDPISRGDLTIRAKVTEDEIGTIADSYNSTIRNLRKLVLEVQKASQSVSQTVTENEQTVQSVSIGANQQLQAITETLERIHTLTESIEGVEIFAAQAKEQVDYANEALIQGDAAMNSTVAGFMAIRDTVSETAEKVKLLGEASQKISKVVKLISGFAAQTNMLALNASIEAARAGEEGQGFSVVANEVRALAQRSAKATTEIRQLIEEIQAQTNELVQAMEIGTTQVNDGSQLVEESRKKLTDISSSSQSVNQLVEEIARSAAIQAQTSEEVSHTIQNVALIASNNSHQTESLNEAFSELLKVAQELQVSVSQFKVS; encoded by the coding sequence ATGTTATTGAAAGATAAATCAGAGATTCCACCTTCTGAGGATACGGCACAAAGCTTAGAAAGTCTCACACCAGTCTCTGAATTAGAGCCAGAAATATTCGCATCGCCATCAAAACCAAAGGTTCCTTTCTGGAAGTTGCCCTTGCAAGTTTGGAATAATGTAAGTGTACGATGGAAGCTTTCGATTTTACTGTTGCTGGCTTCAGGTGTTCCAGTATTAATCGTTACCCAAACCTTGGTAAAAGCATCGGAAGAATCCTCACTCAAGGCTTTAAAGACGACAGTACAGGAAAAGGGTTCATTCTTTGTGTCGGAATATGTGATGTGGACAAATTCCGAAAGTAGACAAGGTGCAGAGGCGATCGCAAAATCTATAGAAGATGCAAATTTCAATGTTAGCGATGCTAATGAACTTGCTGCCAAACGTTCACTTCTACAACCTTTACTCCAGATTAATAGTGAAGGTGTTGATCCAGAATCAATTAAAAATATCAAGCTGATTACAGACAATACGGGTAAAAGTATTGAAGGGAATGTGCTAGTTCTTGATGAAGATTTTACTAAGTTTCCGCAACTTGCCGATAAAAGTAAAGAAGAATTAGTTCCTCAGTCTTACAAACAGCAGGCTGCATTACCTAATAGTAATTTGGCAAATCTGTCCATTGTCAAAAATGCGATCGCTACAGGTAAGCCGATGTACGGCATCGAGTTAGTAAAAGCATCGGATCTCCAAGCTTTAGGCTTAGACAAGCAAGCAAACATTGGTATTCGTCCTCAAATAACCCAAGGATTAAAAGAATCTAAACAGCCAGCCCCCACAGGAAGCTATGAAATCGAACAGGGTAAATCGGGACTAGTGAGCATGGCAGTGTATCCGATTAAAGTCAAGGGTCGGGTTGTTGGCACTGCGGTGGTGGGTTCTTTACTCAATCGCAACTATGGCATTGTTGATAAATTTTCTAAACGGTACAACATGCCCACCGCAACGGTTTTTGCACAAGATTGGCGAGTTAGTACCAACGTCCCCTACATTGACCCAAATACTAAAAGCCCAGACAAAACTAGAGCGATCGGTACTCGTGCTGCCCGTGAAGTATCCGATGTTGTTCTTCAGCAAGGACAGCAATATGTGGGAGAAACAAATATTACGGGTGTCAACTACTTAACCTTTTATGCACCACTATATGACCATCGCAAATTGCTCGATCCTAACTCTAAGCCCGTTGGCATTGCCTATGTTGGTTTACCCATAGTAGAGGTTCAAGAGCTATTATCAAGTTTGTCCAATACTGGATATTTGATCGCCATAGTTTCCATCGTCATTGCTAGTGCGATCGGGATTGCGATCGCCGTTTCATTTGCTACTCCCTTGCAACGTTTGTCGGGATTTACTCAAAAGATTGGTCGAGGGGAAATGGGAGAACGTCTAACCGATAGCGATCGCCTTGATGAAATTGGCACATTGTCTCAAGAGCTAAATAACATGGCAGATCAGCTAGAAGTGCTGATTGCCGAAAAACAACTAGAAGCAGAACGCATTGCTGCAGCTAGGCAAGAAGTTACGCAAACTGAAGCAGAGCTACGGATTCAAGAACAACGCCAAGCTAAAGAATTTCTACAACAACGAGCGCTCGAATTGCTAATCGAAGTTGATCCGATCAGTCGTGGTGACTTAACAATTCGTGCGAAGGTCACTGAGGATGAAATTGGGACAATTGCTGACTCCTATAACTCCACAATTAGAAACCTCCGCAAATTGGTACTAGAAGTACAAAAAGCTTCTCAGTCTGTATCGCAAACTGTTACTGAAAATGAGCAAACAGTACAAAGTGTATCTATTGGAGCTAACCAACAGTTACAAGCAATTACTGAAACCCTTGAGCGGATTCATACACTTACCGAGTCCATTGAGGGAGTAGAAATTTTTGCAGCCCAAGCCAAAGAACAAGTGGACTATGCAAACGAAGCCTTGATCCAAGGTGATGCGGCGATGAATAGTACTGTTGCTGGGTTTATGGCAATTCGTGATACGGTATCGGAAACTGCGGAGAAAGTAAAACTCTTAGGAGAAGCTTCCCAAAAGATCTCGAAGGTGGTCAAGCTGATTAGTGGTTTTGCTGCTCAGACGAATATGTTAGCCTTGAACGCTTCCATTGAAGCTGCTCGTGCGGGTGAGGAAGGTCAGGGCTTTAGTGTAGTTGCTAACGAAGTACGCGCCTTAGCACAGCGATCGGCAAAAGCTACCACCGAAATTCGACAGTTAATCGAAGAAATTCAAGCCCAAACCAATGAACTCGTTCAAGCGATGGAGATTGGGACTACGCAGGTAAACGATGGTTCACAGCTAGTTGAAGAGTCTCGGAAAAAACTCACTGACATTTCTTCATCCAGTCAGAGCGTAAACCAACTTGTGGAAGAAATTGCGCGATCGGCGGCAATTCAAGCCCAAACCTCTGAAGAAGTTAGTCACACAATTCAGAATGTTGCCTTAATTGCATCAAACAACTCTCATCAAACTGAAAGTCTCAACGAAGCTTTCAGTGAATTATTGAAGGTTGCACAGGAGTTACAAGTCAGCGTATCTCAGTTTAAAGTTAGCTAG
- a CDS encoding methyl-accepting chemotaxis protein: MLTQDNQPKQVNANSKEAFQGQELPNFDEIPELTDLLIEPIKPKKRGWRSPSLRAKATLLAVAISTIPVVVVGSVAGYLSSRSLDERIRDTQLQKTIAISDKVNRFMYERYGDIQVLASHPIITNRKVQASIAQTEREAVLNDYAKSYGVYNLIAFADLNGTTSIRSTSTQDPNTNIKDSEFFKAAIKGSIFISQPILSATDKTISFFLAAPVKENSTDKLIGVMRSQVPVDQLSESIEGSLKEDDEYYLIDAKGKIVLSNEVSQHGRQAQENFPDLASDINSKKPNTKELIEAFGGQAELATYSPLPSYRNMPNLNMGLIITNDVDSAFKSNRDLTIAFAAGTGITALIVGFLATLLVNRSVKPIQDAADVVAKIGQGDLDSRLEVKSEDELGILSANINGMAEQLKYLSEAQQQEAGRLEKARREARAEADERAEQQRQEKEFLQRRALELLMEVDPVSRGDLTIRANVTADEVGTIADSYNAIIRNLRKLVLEVQGVSQAVSETATSNEISVRSVSAEAMKQAESINSALAEITVMAESSRGVEIKAKQAEQGMQVASVVLQEGDEAMNLTVLGISDIRETVSETAKKVKRLGETSQKISRIVNLISNFAAQTNLLALNAAIEAARAGEEGRGFSVVAEEVRDLAEQSATSTAEIEQLVEEIQAQTNEVVAAMETGTEQVVEGTKLVQNAREKLTQIATVSQQVNTIVRDIAIAANTQTKTSDHMGKTMQDIAVIAEETSKQSEEVARSFSELLQVAQDLQVSVSQFKVV; encoded by the coding sequence ATGCTCACACAGGATAACCAACCCAAACAAGTCAATGCCAATAGTAAAGAGGCTTTCCAAGGGCAGGAACTACCTAACTTTGATGAGATACCTGAGTTAACAGATCTGCTGATTGAGCCTATTAAGCCCAAGAAACGAGGGTGGCGATCGCCATCGCTGCGTGCTAAAGCAACATTGCTGGCGGTGGCAATTAGTACCATCCCTGTGGTGGTAGTCGGTAGTGTGGCTGGCTATCTGTCTAGCCGATCCCTTGATGAAAGAATTCGTGATACCCAATTGCAAAAGACTATTGCCATCTCCGACAAGGTTAATCGTTTTATGTACGAGCGCTATGGTGATATTCAAGTCTTAGCATCCCATCCAATTATTACGAATCGCAAAGTCCAAGCATCGATTGCTCAAACTGAACGTGAGGCAGTGTTAAATGACTATGCCAAGTCCTATGGAGTATATAACTTAATTGCCTTTGCTGATTTAAACGGAACTACATCAATTCGTTCTACATCTACACAAGATCCAAACACTAACATCAAAGATAGTGAATTTTTCAAAGCTGCCATAAAGGGTAGTATATTTATCAGCCAGCCAATTCTGTCAGCAACTGATAAAACTATCAGCTTTTTTCTGGCTGCACCTGTCAAAGAGAATAGCACTGACAAGCTGATTGGGGTAATGCGATCGCAAGTGCCTGTTGATCAACTGAGTGAGAGTATCGAAGGAAGTTTAAAAGAGGATGACGAATATTATTTAATTGACGCTAAGGGGAAAATTGTACTGTCGAATGAGGTATCGCAGCACGGTCGTCAAGCTCAAGAAAATTTCCCAGACCTAGCCTCAGATATCAATAGTAAAAAGCCAAATACTAAAGAATTGATAGAGGCTTTTGGCGGACAGGCGGAACTAGCTACTTATAGTCCATTACCAAGCTATCGTAATATGCCAAATCTCAATATGGGATTAATTATTACGAATGATGTTGACTCGGCATTTAAGTCTAATAGAGACCTCACAATCGCCTTTGCCGCAGGAACTGGTATTACCGCCTTAATCGTTGGATTTCTTGCCACTTTGTTAGTAAATCGAAGTGTGAAGCCGATTCAGGATGCTGCTGATGTGGTAGCTAAAATTGGGCAGGGCGATCTCGATAGCCGACTGGAAGTTAAGAGCGAAGATGAGCTAGGCATTTTGTCGGCGAACATCAACGGGATGGCGGAACAACTTAAGTACCTCAGTGAAGCACAACAACAGGAAGCAGGAAGACTAGAAAAAGCCCGAAGAGAAGCAAGGGCTGAGGCAGATGAACGCGCTGAACAGCAAAGACAAGAAAAAGAATTTTTGCAACGTCGAGCCTTAGAGCTATTGATGGAAGTAGATCCTGTCAGCCGTGGTGATTTGACGATTCGGGCAAATGTAACCGCTGATGAGGTAGGGACGATCGCTGACTCCTATAACGCCATTATTCGCAACTTGCGGAAACTTGTATTAGAAGTGCAAGGGGTTTCGCAGGCAGTGAGTGAGACGGCAACAAGTAATGAAATATCTGTGCGATCGGTATCTGCTGAAGCCATGAAACAGGCAGAATCAATCAACTCAGCGCTGGCAGAAATTACCGTAATGGCAGAATCGAGCCGAGGTGTAGAAATCAAAGCCAAACAAGCTGAGCAAGGAATGCAGGTTGCCTCGGTGGTACTCCAAGAAGGCGATGAAGCAATGAACCTTACAGTTTTGGGTATTTCTGATATCCGTGAAACTGTGTCGGAAACAGCGAAAAAAGTTAAACGCCTTGGAGAAACCTCTCAAAAGATCTCACGGATCGTTAACCTCATTAGTAACTTCGCAGCACAAACCAACCTTCTTGCTCTCAATGCAGCGATTGAGGCAGCCCGTGCAGGGGAAGAAGGTCGAGGTTTTAGTGTTGTCGCCGAAGAAGTCCGTGACCTTGCGGAACAGTCCGCAACATCAACGGCGGAAATCGAACAGTTAGTAGAAGAGATTCAGGCTCAAACTAACGAAGTAGTTGCGGCGATGGAAACTGGTACAGAGCAAGTGGTTGAAGGGACAAAACTGGTACAAAACGCCCGTGAAAAATTGACTCAAATTGCCACGGTGAGCCAACAGGTTAATACCATTGTTAGAGATATTGCGATCGCTGCAAATACCCAGACCAAAACATCCGATCACATGGGTAAAACGATGCAGGATATTGCCGTAATTGCTGAAGAGACCTCCAAACAATCGGAGGAAGTCGCGAGATCGTTCTCGGAACTTTTACAAGTTGCGCAAGATTTACAAGTTAGCGTATCGCAGTTCAAAGTTGTATAG
- a CDS encoding BMP family lipoprotein, protein MILVGPKNDSGWNQAHYEATKYVMEKQSNIQFQYVDLVNPGDRPNVKASKVADDLIAKGAKLVIFNSDDFKEEALETAKKHPNVSVIHASGDYAWKEGKNFKNQPNLGNIMPQVEYGTMIAGCSAALSSETGKIGYVGPLSNDETRRLVSASYLGAKYCWQNYRKKNPSDLKFKVAWIGFWFNIPGKTLDPSKVTDDFYNNGFDVVLSGIDTPEVSVQSKKAVEAGKKVKFLHYDIRTGCNLAPDICIGVPYYNWGPAYLDQIVKAREGKFTGEFVLSKPDWQDLNNIDTSSVGFEKGKALTPENDKFLTEFIKGLGDRSINLYKGAINYQDGSPFLKAGEIATPQQIWYFTKLVQGIESTGK, encoded by the coding sequence ATGATTTTAGTCGGACCTAAAAATGATTCTGGCTGGAACCAAGCCCATTACGAGGCAACAAAATACGTAATGGAAAAGCAATCAAATATTCAGTTTCAGTATGTGGATCTCGTCAACCCTGGCGATCGCCCAAATGTTAAAGCATCGAAGGTGGCTGATGACCTAATTGCTAAGGGGGCTAAGCTGGTCATTTTCAATTCCGATGATTTTAAAGAGGAGGCTCTAGAAACAGCTAAAAAGCATCCTAATGTATCAGTTATTCATGCTAGTGGTGATTATGCTTGGAAAGAGGGCAAGAACTTTAAAAACCAACCTAACCTTGGTAACATCATGCCGCAGGTTGAGTACGGCACAATGATTGCAGGTTGTTCGGCAGCCCTTAGCTCGGAGACAGGTAAAATCGGCTATGTAGGACCTCTAAGTAATGATGAAACTCGCAGATTAGTTTCAGCTAGTTATTTGGGTGCTAAATATTGTTGGCAGAACTATCGTAAGAAAAATCCGAGCGATCTAAAATTTAAAGTCGCATGGATTGGATTTTGGTTCAACATTCCCGGTAAAACCCTTGATCCCAGCAAGGTCACTGATGACTTTTACAACAATGGATTTGATGTCGTACTGAGTGGAATCGATACTCCAGAAGTGTCAGTACAGAGCAAAAAGGCTGTTGAAGCTGGCAAAAAAGTCAAATTTCTCCATTACGATATCAGAACTGGTTGTAACCTTGCTCCAGATATCTGTATTGGTGTTCCCTATTACAATTGGGGACCTGCCTATCTAGATCAGATTGTCAAAGCGAGGGAAGGAAAATTTACTGGTGAATTTGTTTTATCTAAGCCCGATTGGCAGGACTTAAATAACATTGACACTTCATCGGTAGGATTTGAGAAGGGTAAGGCTTTGACTCCTGAGAATGATAAGTTCCTAACGGAGTTTATTAAGGGGCTAGGCGATCGCAGTATTAATCTTTATAAAGGAGCAATTAACTATCAAGATGGAAGTCCTTTTCTGAAGGCAGGTGAAATTGCGACCCCACAGCAGATATGGTACTTTACTAAGTTGGTGCAGGGTATTGAGAGTACGGGTAAGTAG
- a CDS encoding chemotaxis protein CheW translates to MANQIIGSQQNLSRKSKNQSLDQFLTFALAPEQQALLPTQQLLEIVKVNLSQLTAIAVISTSVMGVYNWRGDVIWVVDLASMLGYKPLYAQEYEQGKFQDKCHIIFVRSQDCVLGFAVSQVGQMIRCDTATIQTSGFSFTNPAMMKACRGYWLNGSNETFLVLDGDAIAQIAQTSSA, encoded by the coding sequence GTGGCAAATCAAATCATTGGCAGTCAGCAAAATTTGTCCAGAAAAAGCAAAAATCAATCATTGGATCAGTTTTTGACTTTTGCTTTAGCCCCTGAGCAGCAAGCCCTATTGCCAACTCAGCAATTGCTAGAAATTGTTAAGGTTAATTTGTCACAGTTAACGGCGATCGCAGTTATTTCGACGAGTGTTATGGGGGTTTATAACTGGCGAGGTGACGTAATTTGGGTAGTCGATCTTGCAAGTATGTTGGGGTATAAGCCCCTCTATGCACAGGAATATGAACAGGGGAAATTTCAAGACAAGTGCCATATTATCTTTGTGCGTAGTCAAGATTGCGTACTAGGCTTTGCAGTGTCGCAAGTGGGGCAAATGATTAGGTGTGATACTGCAACAATTCAGACTTCAGGCTTCTCATTTACAAATCCAGCCATGATGAAAGCCTGTCGAGGATATTGGCTAAATGGGAGTAACGAAACATTTTTGGTGCTTGATGGAGATGCGATCGCACAAATCGCCCAAACCTCATCAGCCTAG
- a CDS encoding response regulator transcription factor produces MSTILVVEDTMTQAEIITGSLRNAGFTTILATSGDDARTKISQQKPSAIVLDVVLPNESGFELCRDLKEKPETKDIPIVLCSTKSGEMDKFWGMKQGASAYLTKPIDAAELVRTIRLLVKD; encoded by the coding sequence ATGAGTACGATTTTAGTGGTTGAAGATACCATGACCCAAGCTGAAATTATCACAGGTAGTCTTAGAAATGCTGGCTTCACGACGATTTTAGCCACTAGTGGCGATGATGCGAGAACTAAAATTAGCCAGCAAAAGCCTAGTGCCATCGTCTTAGATGTGGTTTTACCGAATGAGAGTGGATTTGAACTCTGTCGTGATTTAAAGGAAAAGCCTGAGACTAAAGACATTCCCATCGTGCTTTGTTCGACTAAGAGTGGTGAGATGGATAAGTTCTGGGGAATGAAACAAGGGGCTTCCGCTTATCTCACAAAACCAATTGATGCGGCTGAACTAGTTCGTACCATCAGACTATTAGTTAAGGATTAG
- a CDS encoding response regulator: MDTPTQSTPKFIQDLKQIHVVFQQATGELIVTDEDASEPSWNIYFYLGRLVYATGGKHRVRRLARAIRQHAHNINIQELLKQVNPESEAWELRLIEQAIQEHQLTTEQARAIIQTSIHEVFYSLSEQKQPKSSWNPLEALSFKPIVALSTVQTLENIVAAQDKWHKAGLSHVQNMIQGFSFDIAPYIANPEQLQVMLDADAISSKTYNSLKKILNGTNTLWDLSIIMHCSMIAVMRSLLPLVIDGIVAFREIPDWSSPSWKHTSKSREVPRRGLIACIDDSPQMEIEMRRILEPLGYEVLGITDPLQSVSTLLQRKPDLIFLDLIMPNTNGYELCTFLRKTTTFQEIPIVILTGRDGVIDRVRAKMAGSSDFLSKPPDPSKVLQILRKFLQTAETL; this comes from the coding sequence GTGGATACACCAACACAGTCAACTCCGAAGTTTATTCAAGATTTGAAACAGATACATGTAGTGTTTCAACAGGCTACTGGCGAATTGATAGTAACTGATGAGGACGCATCAGAGCCTAGTTGGAACATATATTTTTACTTAGGAAGATTGGTATATGCAACAGGTGGTAAGCATCGTGTGCGTAGACTAGCAAGGGCAATCCGTCAACATGCTCACAACATCAACATTCAAGAGTTGTTAAAACAGGTTAACCCTGAGTCTGAAGCTTGGGAGCTAAGATTAATTGAACAAGCAATTCAAGAACATCAACTTACAACTGAACAGGCTCGTGCGATTATCCAGACAAGTATTCATGAGGTTTTCTATAGCCTGAGTGAGCAGAAGCAACCAAAATCATCATGGAATCCCTTAGAAGCTCTTTCTTTTAAGCCAATCGTTGCGCTCTCAACGGTACAGACCTTAGAAAATATTGTGGCAGCACAGGATAAATGGCACAAAGCAGGTCTATCCCATGTGCAGAATATGATTCAGGGCTTCTCCTTTGATATAGCACCTTATATCGCTAATCCTGAGCAGTTGCAAGTGATGCTAGATGCCGATGCAATTTCTAGCAAAACCTATAACAGTCTCAAAAAGATTTTAAATGGGACAAATACCCTCTGGGATTTGTCAATTATCATGCATTGCTCAATGATTGCCGTCATGCGATCGCTTTTACCGTTGGTGATTGATGGCATTGTTGCTTTCCGAGAAATTCCTGATTGGTCTTCTCCTAGCTGGAAGCATACGAGCAAGTCTCGCGAAGTACCACGCCGAGGTTTAATTGCCTGCATTGATGATAGTCCTCAAATGGAAATAGAGATGCGGCGGATTCTGGAACCATTGGGCTATGAAGTCTTGGGTATTACTGACCCTCTACAGAGTGTTAGTACTTTATTACAGCGCAAGCCCGATTTAATTTTTCTCGATTTAATCATGCCCAATACGAATGGCTATGAACTATGTACGTTTTTGCGAAAAACCACAACATTTCAAGAAATTCCAATTGTGATTTTGACAGGTCGTGATGGTGTAATTGATCGGGTGCGTGCCAAAATGGCAGGATCATCAGACTTTTTGAGTAAACCGCCAGATCCTAGCAAAGTCTTGCAAATACTTCGCAAGTTTTTGCAAACAGCGGAAACTCTATAG